From the Candidatus Saccharimonadaceae bacterium ML1 genome, one window contains:
- a CDS encoding Bifunctional phosphoglucose/phosphomannose isomerase produces MLDDAQILKQRDRLGALDVAAELHAQISREIPVVNEDHDGRELRHVIVAGMGGSALAADAAKVLLRDTLPIPLEVVKDYALPAYAAKHTLVIASSHSGNTEETVSCLRQAIKRGCQIAVIATGGEVVRIAEQHQIAFAHIPNDTQPRMGMLYNLRGLFTLLHNFNLLSSSWLKQLDDAEPWIARESALWCKDIPTKRNYAKQLALIAVGKTPVFYAGSLMAPVAYKWKISWNENAKNVAFWNYFPEFSHNEFIGWTSHPVEKPFAVFDLISNLENPRILKRFALSDKMLSGKRPKSTVVPLQGETILEQMLWGSVLADFVSIYVGILNNVDPTRVDLIEKFKKALAE; encoded by the coding sequence CACAGATTTTGAAACAACGTGACCGTTTAGGGGCGCTTGATGTTGCGGCAGAGCTGCATGCGCAAATTTCTCGCGAGATTCCAGTAGTAAACGAAGATCACGACGGGCGGGAATTGCGCCACGTGATTGTTGCCGGCATGGGCGGCTCGGCGCTTGCTGCCGACGCCGCAAAAGTACTGCTGCGCGATACGCTGCCAATTCCGCTTGAAGTCGTGAAAGATTATGCGTTGCCTGCCTACGCTGCCAAGCATACATTAGTAATTGCGAGCAGCCACTCTGGTAATACTGAAGAAACCGTGTCGTGCCTGCGCCAGGCAATCAAGCGCGGCTGCCAAATCGCCGTTATCGCGACGGGCGGGGAAGTCGTGCGCATCGCCGAGCAACACCAGATCGCGTTTGCGCACATTCCGAACGATACGCAGCCGCGTATGGGTATGTTGTATAATTTACGCGGATTATTCACGTTACTGCACAATTTTAATCTATTATCAAGCTCGTGGCTCAAGCAACTTGACGATGCCGAGCCGTGGATCGCGCGCGAAAGTGCTCTCTGGTGCAAAGACATTCCGACCAAACGCAATTACGCTAAGCAGCTAGCTCTTATCGCCGTCGGTAAAACGCCAGTATTCTATGCGGGCAGCTTGATGGCGCCAGTTGCCTATAAGTGGAAAATTAGCTGGAACGAAAATGCAAAAAACGTGGCATTTTGGAATTATTTTCCGGAGTTTAGCCACAATGAATTCATCGGCTGGACAAGCCACCCGGTTGAGAAGCCGTTTGCGGTATTTGACTTGATTAGCAATCTGGAAAATCCGCGGATTCTCAAGCGGTTTGCGCTAAGCGATAAAATGCTATCAGGTAAACGCCCCAAGTCTACCGTCGTGCCGCTGCAAGGCGAGACTATTCTTGAGCAGATGCTATGGGGGAGCGTCCTTGCCGATTTCGTTAGTATTTACGTTGGAATCTTGAATAATGTCGACCCGACGCGCGTTGATTTGATTGAGAAATTCAAAAAAGCACTAGCAGAGTAG
- a CDS encoding ABC transporter permease, whose translation MSLLSEHISGAYRTLRRTRARTVLTTLGIAIGVASVTCILAISDGVTRMFDKQISHYNGRLVVVRPGMQSRDPNMLLSAMSQQMFGASTLTDADVDAVAKTQHVQSVAPLMTLNATITAKGQMAKNNVVLATTPGFAKIADADITAGQFLGEETKDTTAVIGDQLSIKLFNTDSSVGQVFTMHGQRFTVIGVMKQKTSAVNYNNIDYSNAVIVSYDQGKQLLKGSTQIQQIDVLVDDAKSSDSVVAELKDKLSKLHLGEEDFSVLTGPEIGRPTNQLFTALIATMAAIAAISLVVGGIGIMNIMLVGVAERTREIGIRKAVGASHRNIIGQFMVESLMISILGGAIGYVGGYILAFIASTFLYFSPAFTLQTALMAVLMTIGVGVVFGTYPAVKAARKDTIESLRQYH comes from the coding sequence ATGAGTTTACTTTCCGAACATATCAGCGGCGCGTACCGCACTTTACGCCGAACGCGGGCGCGCACCGTTTTAACGACGCTTGGTATCGCGATCGGCGTCGCAAGCGTGACATGTATTTTGGCGATCAGCGACGGCGTCACGCGCATGTTTGATAAGCAAATATCGCATTACAACGGCCGCCTCGTCGTGGTGCGCCCGGGTATGCAATCGCGCGATCCGAATATGCTTTTGAGCGCTATGTCTCAGCAGATGTTTGGCGCAAGCACCCTAACCGACGCCGACGTTGACGCAGTGGCAAAAACGCAGCACGTGCAGTCCGTTGCGCCGCTAATGACGCTGAACGCAACAATTACAGCGAAAGGACAAATGGCAAAAAATAACGTTGTGCTTGCAACAACGCCTGGATTTGCAAAAATAGCTGATGCCGATATTACCGCTGGACAGTTTTTAGGCGAAGAGACGAAAGATACAACAGCGGTAATAGGCGACCAGCTGTCGATTAAACTATTCAATACCGACAGCTCTGTCGGGCAGGTCTTTACTATGCATGGGCAGCGTTTTACGGTGATTGGCGTGATGAAACAAAAAACAAGCGCGGTCAATTACAACAACATTGACTATAGTAATGCAGTAATTGTTTCATACGATCAGGGTAAACAGCTGCTAAAAGGCAGCACGCAAATCCAGCAAATTGACGTATTAGTCGACGATGCGAAGTCAAGCGATAGTGTTGTGGCAGAACTAAAAGATAAGTTAAGTAAATTGCATCTAGGCGAAGAAGACTTTTCGGTACTCACCGGACCGGAAATTGGCCGCCCGACGAATCAGCTCTTTACGGCGCTCATTGCAACGATGGCGGCGATTGCTGCAATCTCGCTTGTCGTTGGCGGCATCGGTATTATGAATATTATGCTTGTCGGCGTAGCTGAGCGTACGCGTGAAATCGGCATTCGCAAAGCGGTCGGCGCAAGCCATCGCAATATCATCGGGCAATTCATGGTGGAATCGCTGATGATTAGTATTCTTGGCGGCGCTATCGGCTATGTTGGCGGCTATATTCTTGCGTTTATCGCTAGTACATTCCTATATTTCTCGCCGGCATTTACATTGCAGACAGCGCTGATGGCAGTGCTGATGACAATCGGCGTCGGCGTCGTGTTTGGCACGTATCCAGCAGTTAAAGCGGCGCGCAAGGATACAATTGAGTCGCTGCGGCAATATCATTAG
- a CDS encoding ABC transporter ATP-binding protein encodes MIAKTGTAPVIQLKGLTKRYGIGDTARDVLDSVNLKIEQGEFIAVMGPSGCGKTTLLNVIGLLDRPDSGEYSLNGTSAARLSGAQRARARATQIGIVFQSFNLINRLTVLENVALPLTYQGVSRVKRLERASEILKTFHLQEREYYMPWQLSGGQMQRVAIARALVSKPSIILADEPTGNLDSRSSHVIMEELAQLHKQGNTIIMVTHNPNLTSYASRVINMLDGKIASDTKIRIASGNESEKPVKVSLNARRAAKEEKSETRSAKKKLAKEAKNDDQPAANDPEPSEPDGAEASSSGQPSDQTERKKAES; translated from the coding sequence ATGATTGCGAAAACTGGCACAGCGCCCGTCATTCAATTGAAAGGGCTCACTAAGCGTTACGGTATCGGCGACACGGCGCGCGATGTTCTCGACTCGGTGAACCTGAAAATTGAGCAGGGCGAATTTATCGCCGTTATGGGTCCATCTGGGTGCGGCAAGACGACATTACTTAATGTTATCGGCCTGCTTGACCGGCCTGATAGCGGCGAATATTCTTTGAACGGCACATCGGCGGCGCGGTTGTCGGGTGCACAGCGTGCGCGGGCGCGAGCGACGCAAATCGGCATCGTCTTTCAAAGTTTTAATTTAATAAACCGCCTGACGGTACTCGAAAACGTTGCGCTTCCCCTCACCTATCAAGGCGTTTCCCGCGTAAAACGATTGGAGCGCGCAAGTGAAATTTTGAAGACGTTTCATCTGCAAGAACGCGAGTACTACATGCCGTGGCAATTGTCTGGTGGACAAATGCAGCGCGTTGCGATCGCGCGGGCACTCGTCAGCAAACCAAGCATTATTCTCGCAGACGAACCGACAGGCAACCTAGACAGCCGCTCCAGCCATGTCATCATGGAAGAATTAGCGCAGCTTCACAAGCAAGGCAACACGATTATCATGGTGACGCACAATCCGAATCTCACGAGTTACGCTAGCCGCGTTATCAATATGCTTGATGGTAAAATCGCGAGCGACACCAAAATACGTATCGCGAGCGGCAATGAAAGCGAGAAACCGGTAAAAGTCTCGCTCAACGCGCGCCGCGCCGCCAAAGAAGAAAAGAGCGAAACGCGCTCCGCAAAAAAGAAGCTGGCGAAAGAGGCAAAAAACGACGATCAGCCTGCTGCAAACGACCCTGAGCCATCTGAGCCAGACGGCGCCGAAGCATCATCTTCCGGTCAACCATCAGACCAAACCGAACGAAAGAAGGCAGAATCATGA
- the orn gene encoding Oligoribonuclease — protein sequence MKHAFKPQRILWVDLEMTGLDPVHDEILEVAAIATDWDFREIATFEGVVRHEPTKLKRLLDRNAAFWDANPKARRGLEAQNDSGKALAAIEQDLLAFCDEHFANEPKILLGGNSIHQDRRFIDQWWPAVSRRLHYRMLDVSAWKVVFEGKFGKKFAKPEEHRALDDIRGSIQELQYYLKKVKM from the coding sequence ATGAAACACGCGTTTAAGCCGCAACGAATTTTGTGGGTTGATTTGGAAATGACAGGACTTGATCCGGTACACGATGAGATTTTAGAGGTGGCGGCGATTGCAACTGATTGGGATTTTCGTGAGATTGCAACGTTTGAGGGCGTTGTGCGGCATGAACCGACAAAATTAAAGCGATTGCTTGACCGCAATGCGGCGTTCTGGGATGCGAACCCTAAGGCGCGGCGCGGGCTTGAGGCGCAAAATGATAGCGGCAAAGCGCTCGCGGCGATTGAGCAGGATTTGCTAGCATTCTGTGATGAACATTTTGCAAATGAACCGAAAATTTTGCTTGGCGGTAATTCAATCCACCAGGATCGGCGATTTATTGACCAATGGTGGCCAGCGGTGTCAAGGCGATTGCACTACCGGATGCTTGATGTAAGCGCATGGAAAGTGGTGTTTGAAGGAAAATTTGGGAAAAAGTTTGCAAAGCCAGAAGAGCATCGGGCGCTTGACGATATTCGCGGTAGTATTCAGGAATTACAATATTACTTAAAGAAAGTGAAGATGTAG
- the zntB gene encoding Zinc transport protein ZntB: protein MEATALSDIWRDIETTEPSDRRKLAKELELPDLQARVLVQDRQLSQAIEGDDWLLIQLELPEVKRRDVVLRNLTLLLGASQIVTIHAGALDAEIAERVQTRHRESLTPSLIASIILQYTVEQFTPILNKIDDVTDQLEDTMIRTPQRKQVQQLFMYKRQLADLRKVVLSLMNTLNGLSSGRYELFEERYELYARDSYDYAWRTHELIDTMRDLLTSALDMYLSVVSNRMNDVMKRLTLVTTIFMPISFLTGLGGMNFSQLPFHDDTAFVIIMVLIVVMPLLMVWYFVWKKWL from the coding sequence ATGGAGGCAACGGCACTTAGCGATATATGGCGCGATATAGAAACGACCGAGCCAAGCGATCGACGAAAGTTAGCAAAAGAGCTGGAATTGCCGGATTTACAAGCGCGCGTGTTAGTACAGGATCGGCAGTTATCCCAGGCGATTGAAGGCGACGATTGGCTGCTGATTCAATTAGAGCTACCGGAAGTGAAGCGGCGCGACGTCGTATTACGCAACCTGACGCTGCTGCTTGGCGCATCGCAGATTGTGACAATTCACGCCGGTGCGCTTGATGCGGAGATTGCTGAGCGGGTACAAACGCGCCATCGCGAGTCGCTGACACCATCGCTGATAGCGTCAATCATTTTACAGTACACGGTAGAGCAGTTTACGCCGATCTTAAATAAAATTGATGATGTAACCGATCAATTAGAAGATACGATGATCCGTACGCCGCAGCGCAAGCAGGTGCAGCAGCTATTTATGTACAAGCGGCAGTTGGCGGACTTGCGTAAAGTAGTATTATCACTGATGAATACGCTTAACGGTTTGAGCAGCGGGCGTTATGAGCTGTTTGAGGAGCGCTATGAATTGTACGCGCGTGATAGCTACGACTATGCCTGGCGTACGCACGAGCTGATTGATACGATGCGCGATTTGCTAACGAGTGCGCTTGATATGTATTTGTCGGTGGTATCAAACCGTATGAACGACGTTATGAAACGCTTAACGCTGGTGACAACGATTTTTATGCCGATCTCGTTCTTGACTGGGCTTGGCGGCATGAATTTTTCGCAGCTGCCGTTTCATGATGATACAGCGTTTGTAATTATCATGGTACTGATTGTTGTCATGCCTCTCCTGATGGTATGGTATTTCGTATGGAAAAAATGGTTATGA
- a CDS encoding MmcQ/YjbR family DNA-binding protein has protein sequence MVFRMEKMVMTHKELEEFLLSLPGAWLDYPFGESPAVYKVGHNDAPGQREKMFALIAEDSQPLRVSLKCDPQLSLHLQQKYETVQPGYHLNKKHWITIICSGQLSNDEIKDLVRLSYRLVTE, from the coding sequence ATGGTATTTCGTATGGAAAAAATGGTTATGACGCATAAGGAGCTAGAGGAGTTTTTATTAAGTTTGCCAGGCGCATGGCTTGATTATCCGTTTGGCGAATCGCCGGCAGTATATAAGGTTGGGCATAATGATGCGCCAGGGCAACGCGAAAAGATGTTTGCACTCATTGCCGAGGATTCTCAGCCGCTGCGCGTGAGCCTGAAATGCGATCCGCAGCTGTCGTTACATTTACAACAGAAATACGAAACGGTGCAGCCAGGATACCACCTGAACAAAAAACACTGGATCACGATAATCTGCAGCGGGCAATTAAGCAATGATGAAATCAAAGATTTAGTGCGGTTGAGCTATCGGTTGGTGACTGAGTAG
- a CDS encoding DNA primase, translating into MDAKEEVRARLNIEDVIGEYVQLKRAGRSFKGLSPFTSEKTPSFFVSPDKNIWHDFSSNKGGDVFAFVMEAEGMDFRQALEFLAKKAGVELSDYEPAHAKERAARKKRLLIANQLAARFYQQCLLHNQHAMEYVFRVRSLSKQVVADFQIGYAPDSGEALVRALDKKGFSRCDLNDAGLLNRFGGDMFRGRMMVPLMDSSGQVIGFTGRIIGDVPNAPKYLNTPQTLLYDKGRHIFALSQAKQAIRQAGFIVMVEGNLDVVSSHQAGIKNVVATAGTAMTEQHICAVKRLTGDVRLAYDGDKAGVAATERAITLASQAGVELTIISLPEQYKDPDELIQADVSLWQRAIDTAEPAVDWILRQYAARLDLDTAAGKRNFTTAALGVIRLLSDPVEQEYYLTRTAELAQTSVETVRAKFAGGKTREKPLKPVAQSAQAVDDDVYIKEDNALALACCDLRCRDMLRRIDAAHWHEASRRVLALFLQSHDEIVQAVPKELQEYDIYVKIVLLRAEERYAAWSGEDRQLAMRQLLQQIEHEHAKQTQDSLLAQLRDAEAAGDEPAAERLRTALNNIIKERARGKR; encoded by the coding sequence ATGGATGCCAAAGAGGAAGTGCGCGCGCGGCTGAATATTGAAGATGTAATTGGCGAGTATGTACAGCTGAAACGAGCGGGGCGCAGCTTCAAGGGATTAAGTCCATTTACAAGCGAAAAGACGCCAAGTTTTTTCGTGAGTCCCGATAAAAATATTTGGCATGATTTTAGCAGCAACAAGGGTGGCGATGTGTTTGCGTTTGTAATGGAAGCCGAGGGTATGGACTTTCGCCAAGCGCTGGAGTTTTTAGCGAAAAAAGCAGGCGTTGAGCTGAGCGACTACGAACCAGCGCACGCTAAAGAACGCGCAGCGCGTAAGAAACGCTTGCTTATAGCAAATCAATTAGCGGCACGATTTTATCAGCAGTGCTTGCTACATAATCAACACGCGATGGAATATGTATTTCGCGTGCGCAGCCTATCTAAACAGGTTGTGGCAGATTTCCAAATTGGTTATGCGCCCGATAGCGGCGAAGCGCTCGTACGTGCTCTGGATAAAAAAGGGTTTTCGCGGTGCGATCTTAATGATGCCGGGCTGCTTAATCGTTTCGGCGGCGATATGTTCCGCGGGCGGATGATGGTGCCGCTGATGGACTCAAGCGGGCAGGTGATTGGCTTTACCGGGCGAATTATCGGTGATGTACCGAACGCGCCAAAATATTTGAACACGCCGCAGACGTTGCTTTATGATAAGGGACGGCATATTTTTGCGCTCAGCCAGGCAAAGCAGGCGATTCGTCAGGCAGGATTTATTGTGATGGTTGAGGGAAATCTTGACGTCGTAAGCAGCCATCAAGCGGGTATCAAAAATGTCGTCGCAACCGCTGGTACAGCAATGACCGAGCAGCACATTTGCGCCGTGAAGCGCCTAACAGGAGATGTACGGCTAGCGTACGATGGCGACAAAGCAGGCGTAGCGGCAACGGAGCGTGCAATTACGCTGGCGTCGCAGGCGGGCGTTGAGCTGACGATTATTAGTTTGCCGGAGCAGTATAAAGACCCTGACGAGCTAATTCAGGCAGACGTAAGCTTGTGGCAGCGGGCAATCGACACGGCAGAACCAGCGGTCGACTGGATACTACGGCAGTATGCGGCGCGGTTGGATTTAGACACAGCGGCAGGCAAACGTAATTTTACTACGGCAGCACTTGGCGTGATTCGCCTCTTGAGCGACCCGGTGGAGCAAGAATACTATCTAACGCGGACGGCAGAGCTGGCGCAAACGAGTGTTGAGACAGTGCGCGCAAAATTTGCAGGAGGCAAGACGCGCGAGAAACCACTTAAACCAGTTGCGCAGTCGGCGCAAGCGGTGGACGATGATGTATACATTAAAGAGGATAATGCGCTTGCATTAGCGTGCTGCGATCTACGTTGCCGCGACATGCTGCGCCGCATTGACGCCGCACATTGGCATGAGGCGTCTCGGCGTGTACTTGCTTTATTCCTACAGTCGCATGACGAGATTGTTCAGGCGGTGCCGAAGGAGTTGCAAGAATATGACATCTATGTAAAAATAGTACTATTACGCGCCGAAGAGCGGTATGCAGCTTGGAGCGGCGAGGATCGCCAGCTTGCGATGAGGCAGTTGCTGCAGCAGATAGAACATGAACATGCGAAACAAACACAGGACAGCTTACTCGCGCAGTTGCGAGATGCCGAAGCAGCCGGCGATGAACCGGCAGCGGAGCGTTTGCGAACTGCGCTCAACAATATAATCAAGGAGAGAGCACGTGGCAAACGATGA
- the rpoD gene encoding RNA polymerase sigma factor SigA, translated as MANDDNQAQVKKTIPAAPADDFSNQDFDGPAADELMDEDTPEDVLNAHQYFDDISDDSVRLHLREIGKIPLLSAEEELALAQRVKDGDKKAKDKMAEANMRLVVSIAKRYSGRGLDFLDLIQEGHTGLLRAVEKFDPDKGFKFSTYATWWIRQAITRAIADQARTIRIPVHMVETINKLLRTQRRMTQDLNREPTIEELAKELDMEPDKVEYVMKIKQDISSLDAGVGRDGEEDGESVLGDFIEDEDTISPEEAASNELLKEQVQDLLGTLSDREQKIIRMRFGLDNGKSHTLEEVGQEFAVTRERIRQIEAKALAKLRKHKDAKKLFEYLR; from the coding sequence GTGGCAAACGATGACAATCAAGCGCAAGTAAAAAAAACAATTCCCGCAGCACCGGCGGATGATTTTTCAAACCAGGATTTTGACGGGCCGGCTGCTGATGAATTAATGGACGAAGATACGCCGGAAGATGTTTTGAATGCGCACCAGTATTTTGATGACATCTCAGATGATTCGGTGCGCCTGCATTTGCGCGAAATTGGTAAAATTCCGCTGCTCAGCGCCGAAGAAGAGCTAGCGCTCGCCCAGCGCGTGAAAGATGGCGACAAAAAAGCGAAAGACAAGATGGCGGAAGCAAACATGCGCCTCGTCGTGTCGATTGCGAAGCGCTATAGCGGGCGTGGGCTTGATTTTCTTGATTTGATTCAGGAAGGACACACGGGATTATTGCGCGCTGTCGAGAAATTTGATCCGGATAAAGGATTCAAATTTAGCACCTACGCTACCTGGTGGATCCGCCAAGCGATTACGCGCGCCATTGCCGACCAAGCGCGTACGATTCGTATCCCCGTCCACATGGTTGAAACGATAAATAAGCTGTTGCGCACGCAGCGCCGTATGACGCAAGATCTGAACCGCGAGCCAACGATTGAGGAGCTCGCCAAAGAGCTTGACATGGAGCCGGATAAGGTTGAATATGTCATGAAGATTAAGCAGGATATTTCCAGCCTTGATGCGGGCGTTGGGCGCGATGGCGAAGAAGACGGCGAGTCGGTGCTGGGCGACTTCATTGAAGACGAAGACACGATCAGTCCGGAAGAAGCAGCATCAAACGAGCTATTAAAAGAGCAGGTACAAGACTTGCTCGGTACGCTGAGCGACCGCGAACAAAAAATCATCCGTATGCGTTTTGGGCTCGATAATGGCAAAAGCCACACGCTAGAAGAAGTCGGGCAAGAGTTTGCGGTGACGCGCGAGCGCATTCGCCAAATTGAAGCGAAAGCTCTCGCTAAATTACGCAAGCACAAAGATGCGAAAAAATTATTTGAATATTTGCGCTAG
- a CDS encoding DUF4190 domain-containing protein, producing MSNETQQTAQQTPPQPAPPVPPQPAYVPPAGQPYQQYQMPGAGQPYQQPYAQLGYAYENPGQNLGIIGIVLNVLGIGIGGLILGILSRNKSREAGMPTTIGTVSLVWGIIEVVIGFIAGIIFIAAFIIALSDPSIAPANTSSTLY from the coding sequence ATGAGCAACGAAACACAACAAACTGCGCAGCAAACCCCGCCGCAACCAGCTCCACCTGTACCGCCGCAGCCAGCTTACGTTCCGCCGGCAGGACAGCCCTACCAGCAATATCAAATGCCCGGCGCCGGCCAGCCGTATCAACAACCTTATGCACAGCTAGGATACGCATACGAAAATCCAGGGCAGAACCTCGGTATTATCGGTATCGTTCTTAACGTGCTTGGCATCGGGATCGGCGGGCTCATTCTCGGCATTTTATCGCGCAATAAATCACGCGAAGCCGGTATGCCTACCACGATTGGCACGGTGAGTTTGGTTTGGGGAATTATTGAGGTTGTGATTGGCTTTATTGCGGGGATCATCTTTATCGCTGCTTTTATTATCGCGCTTAGCGATCCGTCGATTGCGCCTGCTAATACGTCGTCTACGCTGTACTAG
- a CDS encoding AAA family ATPase, producing the protein MSEIPANIKIIAFVGLTGSGKSEAASYVINKGYPRVYFGGVILSAMKEAGIDWSEANERAFREDIRAREGKDFVVKRIIREIHNLINAGQRHIVADGLYTWTEYKALKREFSSALAVVAIVAPKRLRHHRLTARPVRPLTVEEASSRDWAEIENLEKGGPIAIADYYVHNDGTIDTLHQQLDQICAIIHF; encoded by the coding sequence ATGAGTGAAATTCCCGCAAACATCAAAATTATCGCGTTCGTTGGGCTAACGGGCAGCGGCAAGTCCGAAGCCGCAAGCTACGTTATTAACAAGGGCTACCCGCGCGTGTACTTCGGCGGCGTTATCTTAAGCGCTATGAAAGAAGCCGGTATTGATTGGAGCGAGGCTAACGAGCGCGCTTTCCGTGAAGATATTCGCGCACGCGAAGGTAAAGACTTCGTCGTGAAGCGTATCATTCGCGAGATTCACAATCTCATTAACGCTGGGCAGCGGCACATCGTCGCTGATGGATTGTATACATGGACGGAGTATAAAGCCTTAAAACGCGAATTTTCTAGCGCCCTCGCCGTCGTGGCGATCGTCGCGCCCAAGCGTCTGCGCCACCACCGCCTAACAGCGCGCCCCGTTCGCCCGCTTACTGTTGAAGAAGCAAGCTCACGCGACTGGGCGGAGATTGAGAATCTCGAAAAGGGCGGTCCGATTGCCATCGCTGATTACTATGTTCATAACGACGGCACGATTGATACTTTGCACCAACAGCTTGACCAGATTTGCGCCATTATCCATTTTTAG